TGCCACTTTTTATTAGGGGGAACTTAATGCAGGTGATGACTCTTACTAAATGCTACCTCCAATCCAAAACGCAAGTCTTTTTAGGAATTTACAAGTGAAATATTTTCAAGTTTGATCTTCTATATTGATATTACTAGATTTACCATGAAATATAATTTTGTAATGTACAGGGAACAGGTTTGCACAGAAACTTGTGCCATGTCAAACTTGATATTACCATCTTGAAAATTGTGCCGTGTCCTAAAAGACTTGCGTTTTGGATTGGAGGAAGTACGGTGATTAGCTACAGTTGTTTAAATTCAGCATTGAAATGAAACTTTGCTTTTGACATACACTTCAGTAACTTGCCTTTTGTGACTTGTTTTTGTATGCTTAATGGGACTTTGTTCTTCTACCTTTTACTTGGTTCTGTGGTTGAATTTGAGCTGCATTTTTTCTATGTTTTTCTAGGCCACTCTGCATTAGGGAAGATGGAAAGAAACAGGTCTGCATTGTTGGCTTACAGGAATTTGAGGTTTCTGATGTCCGGATTGTCAAAGAATACATTGAGAGAGGAAATGCCTCGAGAAGCACAGGATCAACTGGGGCCAACGAAGAGTCATCACGATCTCATGCTATTCTGCAATTAGCTGTGAAGAAGCATATCCCAGTGACAGAGACCAGAAGACAGAGAGATCGTGAGGCTAATGAAGCTAAAAATACAAAGCTTGTGGGAAAATTGTCATTTATAGACCTTGCTGGAAGCGAGCGTGGTGCTGATACAACAGATAATGACAAGCAGACAAGGTACTTATTTCATCCGATAGATACTGACTTCTGTCTTTCTGTCATGCTCCAGCCTTATCTTTTTCCATTTACTTGCAATGTTTCCATAAATACCAACATACTACAGTCCTCTGCCTTCTAACTTTCTACTTGTGCCAGAATTGAGGGTGCAGAAATAAACAAGAGCCTTTTGGCTCTCAAGGAATGCATTCGGGCACTGGATAATGATCAGATACATATTCCTTTCAGAGGAAGCAAGCTAACCGAGGTGCTTCGTGATTCGTTTGTTGGTAACTCTCGAACAGTAATGATTTCTTGCATCTCACCGGGTTCAGGTTCATGTGAACACACGCTAAATACCTTAAGATATGCTGACAGGTGATATTCCCTTTAAATGACATTAAATTTACATGTTGTGTTTGATAATTTGGATGTACATTGAGTTATCAGGTTTTAACGATATAGCTGCTCAACAAGCAGGGTTAAGAGTCTCTCGAAAAGTGGCAACTCAAAAAAAGAGCAGTTCAGTGGGCAGTTTGTGTCCTCCAGCAAGGAATCTACCCATACATCATATCCATTATCAGGTGAAGCTGAAGAAACTGTTGACCAGATTGAAGAGAACAGACATATTGATGCTTCAAGGAGAGTTGAAATCTGCATGAGTTCTTCAGTGGATCCTGATAGGAACTCATTTAGTATGATTCCAAGTTATCCTCATAGAGGAAGGGAAGAAACTAGTTCAACATCTAGTTTGAATGATAGGGAGAGAATTGATTTCAAATCTAACCTGCCTGGTTATAGTAGTAAAGCACAGTCACTTCAGAATTCAGTTAATTCACAAGAAGAAGATAAAGTTACAAAAGTCTCACCTCCTCGGAGAAAAGCTAATAGGGAGGACAAATCTGAAAGGCAGAACAACTATGTGAAAAAGGAAAATGGGGCAGATGTAAATCGGATTGTTCACAAACAGCAACTGAAACAGCAGCAGCAAAGACCACCGTCTACTTCGGCATCACAGGTTTCATCGAGACAATCTGAAAAGGAAAGTTCGTGTGATGAGGAAATAAATGCAATACTTGAGGTAAAATAATACCTTTTTAGTCAAAATTGTTTAATTTTACTGAAGTGGAGCTGATACCAACGTTTATTTTTGTTAGGAAGAGGAGGCATTGATAGCAGCTCACAGAAAGGAAATTGAAAATACTATGGAAATAGTGCGGGAAGTAAGCTACATTTACTCAATTTACATCATAAATGTCTTTGTGTTTTGTGATATTCTTGCTATCTGATCTTGCGCGCATGATGTGTCTTCTTACTCCCTGTTGTTGAGCATAGCGTTGCTTGTGGTGTAAATATGCCATCTTAATAAGTGAGATGATCATGTTGGAAAAGATCTTTGTTTGCCTGATATACGCCACTAATAGAAACCTCcgcgcgcgcgcgggggggggggggggggggggggggggtgaggggGGGGTGTGGACACCCTGACACCCGCCTTGATATGCAACAGTTCAAGTATTTTGTAAAAGCTAAAAGCAAACCTAATATTTGCAGCTTACTTCCCATCTCTTTGTTATGCAACAGTTGTGAAATCGTCCGACTATAACTGTTCCATTTGGTACACGCTGTTACACTCTTCTCATACCATTACTTACTATAGATCTAATCTTATTTAACCAAACACCAACTTGTAATGCAACCACTGAAGTTACAAATTATGTACCTTCAAACATTTTTTTTACTGATTTCAGATGATCACTGCTTAACAGTTAACACTAGTCACAGTTTTGCAGTTATTTCAGCACTACATGATTGCTTAACACACTTGCCGTTGTGTTGCAGGAGATGAACCTATTAGCAGATGTTGACCAACCAGGTAGCCTTATTGACAATTATGTGGCACAACTGAATTTTCTCCTGTCACGGAAGGCGTCCGGCTTGGTCAGTCTCCAGGCACGCTTAGCAAGGTTTCAACAGCGCCTCAAAGAAGAGGAGATCCTTAGCCTTAAGAAACCATCAAGATAGTTTAACCGAAAATTTAAAACCAATTGGCTTGTCATGAATTGCAAGGAGCCGTGAGCGGGAGGTATGTTTTATTCTGATCTCCCATGTGATCACATTTCACATAAGAGCTTGAAGAACTGAGTCTAAAAACCTGGGAAAATGAGAACCTGGGAATGAGTAACAAATAGAGTTGTGCAGGCGCTTGGTTTTGAGGTTTTCCCTGCAGTTTGCtcattttttctcttttcttcAAAGGGTTGTTTCATTCTTTTTTTTTCGGTGGTGGCATGATTTGTCATTCTTGCCACATTCTTTTTGTATGAATATAGTGTAACTGGTGTTTGAAGATGAGGAAATTATACTTGTACCTTGGCAACATAGAAACTATTGTTGTATTGTGTGTATCAAGAAAGGCAACATTGTGGTAAGATCTTCAGGAATATTTAAGTAGCAAGAATCTGGAACATGGTTCGTCGTTTGGACGGTGGATTTAGCTTAGCATTCAACTggctagtactccctccgttcctaaatataagtctttggagtgattccactatggaccacatacgaagcaaaatgagtgagtctatacttaaaatgcatctatatacatccatatgtggttcatagtggaatctctacaaagacttatatttaggaattgTCGAGTGTTACTCCCTTGTAACTTAATATCAGAAGTTTTTGTGTTGGACTGTGGTAACGACCAACTGGTCGTTAGCGACAGATCCGCACGACTAGCCTATGTGATCGTTATCATCCCACGCTCGCTTCCACTGATTTTTTCCTTCTCTCAAAAACTGTAGATGGAAATAATTCATCGCTAGtggtttttttttggtttttcgtTGCATAATATGAGAAGAAAATAAAAGTGCATGAAAGAGGATTTGAACCCAAGTCAATGCAATAGCTATTGAGCCGAATAGCCAACTTAGCCACCTTTAGTTGTTGTCTTTTGTAGATAAACAACGTTATTTGAACCTTTGTTATTTCTGCCGACCAAGTTATCAGGACCAGGGTACATAAGTTATCAGGTCCGCCATGTTTGAGTTATCATGTTATTTGCACAGAAGTTACTGTGGTATGTTTCAACaactcccccacccccacccttGCCGACAAAATTTATAGGACCGGGTACATAAGTTATCAGGTCTATGAAATTTGAGTTACCATGTTATTCACACGAAAGTTAACGGAGGATATTTCATCACCCCCCTGGTCGGTAAAGTTAGCAGGAATGGGGCAC
The Aegilops tauschii subsp. strangulata cultivar AL8/78 chromosome 3, Aet v6.0, whole genome shotgun sequence genome window above contains:
- the LOC109738457 gene encoding kinesin-like protein KIN-13A; its protein translation is MARWLQSAGLQHLAVSSSAPGPGLAMGMAGDLRGGGILPNLLMQGYGPQSIEEKQKLYMLLRSLNFNGESASAPISEPYTPTTQSFSGGPPIDGFYSPELRGEFGAGLLDLHAMDDSELLSENVASEPFEASPFVPKETDDDEDDIISRSQQGLSENYGGAITREKESNTKESNVGKIKVVVRKRPLNRKEISRKEDDVIDVHNSQFLTVHEPKLKVDLTAYVDKHEFCFDAVLDEAVTNDEVYRETVEPIIPIIFQRTKATCFAYGQTGSGKTYTMQPLPLRAAQDMVHLLHQPVYLSQNFKLWLSYFEIYGGKLYDLLSERRPLCIREDGKKQVCIVGLQEFEVSDVRIVKEYIERGNASRSTGSTGANEESSRSHAILQLAVKKHIPVTETRRQRDREANEAKNTKLVGKLSFIDLAGSERGADTTDNDKQTRIEGAEINKSLLALKECIRALDNDQIHIPFRGSKLTEVLRDSFVGNSRTVMISCISPGSGSCEHTLNTLRYADRVKSLSKSGNSKKEQFSGQFVSSSKESTHTSYPLSGEAEETVDQIEENRHIDASRRVEICMSSSVDPDRNSFSMIPSYPHRGREETSSTSSLNDRERIDFKSNLPGYSSKAQSLQNSVNSQEEDKVTKVSPPRRKANREDKSERQNNYVKKENGADVNRIVHKQQLKQQQQRPPSTSASQVSSRQSEKESSCDEEINAILEEEEALIAAHRKEIENTMEIVREEMNLLADVDQPGSLIDNYVAQLNFLLSRKASGLVSLQARLARFQQRLKEEEILSLKKPSR